GTGTGAAGTAGTAGGATTTCAATGGCTTAAAATACATGAAAGTGATAGAGATTAAAGGTGCCAGCATACATGTGTTGGGACATCATCTCTAAAGGGTTTCCAGAGAAGACAATGGGTCTACTAATGATGGGCCAGTACCTAAAAATAATCTACTTAATGGTGGTTCTCTGGTCAAAAAAAGACCACTGGTTAAAGGAGCCAAAAAAGGACTTCTACAGAAACCCACCTGAGATACAATCAGTCAAATAACGGAAGTACAACAGTGGTgctgcaggaaaaaaaacataataacagactGCATTGGAAAGTGTAATGGAGTAGGGTACACATTGGGTCTCTTTAATACAAGGACAGCTATACTGTATCTGGAGGCTGTACGGTATCTAAACATTGTTGACCTTCACCTCCATCCCTTTGTAACAGCTGTGTACCCATctgcaaatgtgttttttgtcaCAATAATTTTCTGTATTACTCAAAGCTAGAAAAGTCCTGGAATGAttctagggaaaaaaaattaaaggaaattcaGCATAATGCAGATTACCATTTCGTAGCCAAATCATGCTTTTATTTCTTAAGATGAAACACGCTATTCAGAGTAGAAATTCATTACTTGCtaatttgtatctcattattaggcaaataaaactaataaagtaGTCACTCAGTGTAATGTACAGTAGATATACTATACACTTTTAATTGAGTTAATCTAGTAAAAGTTATTATGTTGTGGtagaaacaaataaagaaaatgatgaaaGGAAAGCAGTTTAGTTGCTTTGTCCTGGACCCTTACAGCCCTGTACTGAGTGAGCTGAGACAAATTGTGTAGTATGAGTTAAACAGTTTCACAATATCATCTTGAAAATGGGACTAAGTAGTTTTGGAAGATTACCTTTTGGACGATGTCACATTTGGCATGGAAGCAGATGCTTTTCTATCGTGACGTACATTTTTTAGTACTACTTTTATGGGTCAGTACTTTAAAGCCACTGATATTTAGAACTTGATTATGGTCGACATGTATCAGTATGCATTCctagtaattaaaaaattttaaacttattagatgtgtgttttttcacttttactgacATACAAATTGGAGTTAATTTGCCCTTGATAGATGTTTCTGTATTATAATCCCCGTTTTTTTTATAAGTGTGAGTTGTTCTATGGTACCTTTTCTAACAAACTTATTCTCACAAGGTTATATTTTCAGATTTGTCGTCTTCAAGCTACTAACTATTATTGTGCCTTGTCTATAAATTTCTTACAAACCTATGTtgtatttttttgggaaaattaacaaaatagatATGAACCAAATCCTCCAGCTACTCTGGCCTTGCAGAACCAAGACTGTGCACCTGGATTTGTACTCCTCagttcttttttaacaaaatattttactcAAATTGGCAAAAGGTTAAGCTGTTGTCCACACAACAATTTTGTGTAAGACTCTTAGTTAATTGCTTGGTTAATAAACAAAACAGGAGCTAAAACGTCTTCACAAAGAATTTAGTTCTAAAGAATCTCAAAATGGAAGAGACTTTTGTGTACTAAAGGTCACAGTCATGGTAAGCATCTTTCTGAATTTCATAGATGAGTAAAAGTTACCTCCGCATTAATATGTTAAAGAGAAAATAGAGAGCTAGTGCAAGTCATCTGTTTACAAAAGAAGTTCAGATAACAGAATATTCagtaataataaatagatatgaacCAAATCCTTATTATATTATGGCCTTGCAGAAGTAAGACTGTGCATGCTGATTTTTATTGCTGTAATGATATTCTTATACCAACCCCCTGTTTTCTTCTATGTAACTCAGTTCCACCAACAGAAATAAAGAATTTTAGGGTCACCTTCTTTCAAACATCTTTCCATATGGCATCTAAGAACATCTTTAGTTACACTGGTCAATATGGTACAGACAATCATGCACAAAAAATAACTGTTTCCACCTACTAATGTGCATGAGACAAAGGTCAATTCAATATGTATAAGGTGACGGTGGTAAAGCAATGAAAGACAAAATTCTGTAAACTTAGACATCAGTTATCCTGTGAGAGACTGTCTTCATAAAACAACTATTATTCAAATGCAGAtagtgttaaaaatgtataaccATTTTAATAACGGTTGTTATCAAGGTGCAGTCCAAACTGAGTACAGCTctgaattgtatgctttgcgtttAGCCAGTTATAGGTATTTCCACCCGAGACTAAAGTGTTTGCACAACCTGAGTTGCTGTGGCTGACATCTTGTAGAAGCTTTATTGCAGAATGGGGCtttaatattctttattaaaGCATGACTTACTCACTACGTAATTGAGAGCCCCTTAATACTTAGCTTGTGCacattgtcagttttgtttttagagtgtacttttttaaaaaaaaaaaaaaaaagatactgtatattatgatgGGATTCAATTCTTTAGGCTGAAAAGTCCAACCTCCTACATATGCTGAAATAAATATCTGAAGAAGTGTATCTTTTTGAACTTAAGAGAGCCAGATGCTGCCCAGTCAGAGACACGATGGCTCCTAGGTAATGCTGGCAAGGGTTTTATCGTGCCGTTGCTAactctaatttattttaaaggtgtCTATTTGCACCCTCTTGAAAATACAGCTGGTCTGTCATATGTTTGGGACTCTGAAAACTTAATACGCTGCCATGTAGAGCAGCCTGTTTGTAGTAGTTTCATCCCTGAAGTAACAGAATAGCAATAACCACCCAAGGCAACAGATCTCATGCCTCTGTGTCTAAGGAGCCTGGCATCACATTGCATTTAAATATACCACCTATACCCTCCTAATAGAATGTGCCACTTCAATAAACTGAATCTTCATCAGCTATTATTGCTTCTGTCGTTTTCTCTCTTGACCCATACATCTGGCAGGTCAGGTTTGCTGTTGGGAATGATTACAGGAGCATTTGTGTGGCCTGACCATCCCCTCCCTGTGCTAGATAGTCCTGTGTCAAACACTGTCTCTTTCAAAGCCAAACGTAATGTATCCCGCTTTCCATTGAGGTGCCCAGGGTGTTGTTCCACATTGGTGTCAGCTGCAAGTCCTGTATCCACTTCACTCAAACAGGTCTCATTTGAGTCTTCCAGGCCTTCAAAAGAACTCTGTGACTGGGAATACAAGAGGCAACGATGTTGATGGCGCTTATAAAGAATGCCACTTGCCCCTTCTACAGCTACAGGGTGTTGGTGATCTCCATCTGGCAGTTGACAGCTGAGCACAATATCATCCAAACTAGAAGAGGACGATAAGGATGGATTCCACTGCTTTTGGCCCCTGCATCTCCTACAAAGCAGTCTATTTTGGGTTATTTCTGCTGCAGGAATCAGCACTGACCGCAGAACATTCTCTTTGTAGGGTGAAGAAGTCTGCAGAGCAGGAGGAGGGCAGGTTTGTAGGTTCCCATTGCCTGCATCTTCATTGTCATAGTCATCCTCTGCAGCACGCCTGTCTGAATCCATCTGAGGAGTCAGACTGCGGAACTGGATATCCTCTGAGAGGACAGAAGGCCTGTTGGACAACTTACTAGTGCAGGTACTATTTTCAAAGCTGTCACTTAAGTGTCTGGCCAGAGGTTGCAGCTCATACTGTTCTAAGTCCCTGCCTCCACCACTAGGCCTAACCCGCTGCCTTTGTTGGCCTTGATGAATGTGCATTGCTTCTCCTGCCCCTTTTCCAAAACTTCTTCTTGCTCTGGACCGTCCACCACAGCCAAAAGCACCATTGACTGAATAGTTAGATGTCCCCCCACAAGTTGCTGAGCTAGGGGATAATAGGCCAGGAACAGGATCCTCTTTGTAGGTATCAGTAGCATTGCAAGGCCACAGAATTTGGCCACAGTTCTTCTGGGGCCCAAAAAAGCAACAAATGGACTGAAAAAAAAAGGTGGCAAACCCACAGGCCACACACTTAACCAGCAGCAGGAATATGCCAAGCTTGCGGAACACTAAGGCAGTGGAAGGTAGCATGAAGACCCCAGCACAGAAAAAAGCACCAGCACCCACTGCAGCTGGGCATCCCATTTTCTTGAGAGAGTGTGCTACTCTTCCCAGGCGATCTGAATGTGGAGACAGACTATAGGAAACACAGTAATTGCCAGCAAAATCTACAGAAAGGCCCGCAGCAGCTGAAATGAATAGAGCTTCGACTCCACTCAGTTGCCATTCTAAAAGAACCATCAGTCCTATGGTCACAAAAACGGTACCCCCTACTGCAATGGCCCCATATAGGCTTAGGGGGACATTCCAGGTGGTCAGGAGGAAAACAGCAAAGACAAGAATAATGGAAAAGCCTGTCACCAACAGGGTCTCAGAACTCAGGCATTGCTGCAAGTCAAAGAGTGTCAAATAACTCACAAAAAATCCTTTATGTAGACCTGCTGGAGCCCTGGAGATCTCCTCCTCAAACCAGGTGTCAATTTCTTTATAGAAGCTCATAGTGCGGCTATAGTTAAAGCTATAGAAATGCGTGGTACGAAATTCTAACACTAAAGCTGCCACGCGGCCCTCAGAGTCAAATCGCGGCCCACCACTGTCAAAAGGCAGGCCTCCTGCTTGCCTCTCAGCTGCCATCATGCCCAGACAGTGTTGAAGATCTCGTGGAAGGAACGGGGGTAGCATATTACTGCAGCAGAGGCTGTGCTCATTGTCACTTTGTGAACACTGCCTGCTGGAAATCCACTTCACTAGGTGCTCCATAAAACACACGCTGTCTCCTTgccactcctcttcctcctcagaAGAAGTCGGAGGAGAGTAAAATGTTTGGTTCCGTAGACGTGAGCAAAGACCCAGTAGCCAAGTCTGTGCTTCAGGGCTGCTCATGTTGAACTCTGAATCCATCATCAAGGAGCCATTGCTTTTGGGGTTCAAGTGATCACCATTATCAACTGGGAGAACTCCCCAAACCAGTGTGACACTCACTGGCCTCTCCTCTCCAGTTTTTATCCTTTGAAACATAAACTGGTGCCTATACTCTGAGTCGTATCGCTCAAAAGGGTGACTAGAACGGAAAAGCTGAGCCATGACACCTTCCAATGCCTGTAGCTTCATGCCAGggtcaatgcaggtaatgtacgtCCCTCCAGCTGCCATTGCTGCAAACCAGCAAACCCAGATGTATCGGAATTTGACTACGCCGCAAGGCAAGATCTTTTGAAAAAGCAGGTCTGAAGTATCTGCCAAGCCTCGTCTGAGCTCCCTCATCCTGCGTACAAGAGAAAACAGGCAACGTTTTCGGGAACTGGTCTCCCAGAATCCTCCACGAGTCAGAATGCAGCAGGTCTTTCCACGAGGGGCTTCAGCAGCTGTGGTAACAGTGTAGCGCTCACGTAACACCAGTACACATGGCAGCCAAACCACAGCAAAGAGTGTGCTTATTAAAGAGGCTGTGCCTAGGTAGATGGCAAAACAACGAATTGTGGTGATGCTACTCATGTAGCCAGAGTAGAAGGCAGCGCTGGAGGTCAGGCCAGACACTGTCATCAGATATCCCACCTCCTGTAGTGAACGGCTCACCCGCTTCTCCAGGGTCAATGAAGGCTTCTGGAACAATTGCAAATTCCAGAAATCAGTAAACACAAATGCCTGGTTTGCACAGCTGCCCAGAAGAATGAGGGTCACTGCTAGATTAAGGAAAGGAAAGAAGGAGAGTCCAAAGGCTATTTTATAGAAGAAGTAGGCAGCCATGAGAGAGCCTAGAGCAGCTGCAGTTGACATAGCTGAAAGGAAGACAGAGCGGATGTAGAATGCTTTGACAAAAAACAGCGTCACTGCCGCCAGCACAGGATACACAGAGTCTCGGGCCAAGTAATAGTGAAAGAGCCTTTGTTTGATACCAAGGTCCATGCCGGTAATGGTTGTATTTCCATAAGTCAGGTCACGACCCTCCAAGTTGTCCAGATAAATATCCAGCATCGAATTGCCCCTTTGGACTGGCAAGAAAAGCAGGCTATACTTGAGGGACGGAACCTGGTAATTAATTGTCTGAGGACCAAGGAAGTCTTTGTCCACCAGGTAGTGCAGGATCTGGTAGACGGCACTGGATCGCTTGCATTGCTCTGGCACTTTTGAGCAACGGCCAGGTTTTCCTCTCTCACCGCAGGATGGCCCTAGACTCCCATCATGGTAGTAGGGGGCACAGCCCCTCAGGAGCTTCAAGCTGTCCAGCACCTGCCAGGAGCTTAGCCCTAAACAGGAGGTAGCATTGCTCAGGACAGCCAGGTAGTTTCCAAGAGACCAACTTGGACAGCACTCTCCTCCTTGACCCCCACCCTCACGGACACAAAGATCCTGGAAATGAGCATGGGAACGGATCTaaaagagaggagaagaagaCATTTCAGCATTAAAGCAAGGTGAGGTCATTTCACTTCCTAGGACAAGGGTCAGTGACCCTGCCCCTGGTGAATCACACTCGGTACAGGGTTTTATTTGCACCTTGCTTTTAGttaatgaacaaaacaaattgtaattTAGTTCAGAATCTTGTACATCTTTGTGTCATGTTAACAAGGTCTCTTAAGGAATGACCAGATTTTTATAACACTCTAAACCATGCAGCAGTAGGCAGTCAGATAAAAAGGTCAGCAATGATCTCCTTAGGAGGGTGTGGTTATTTCCCAAAATGcactgcaggaacagggaaaaaaaatctttgaatggaAAGTTTGTATCTAAAACAGacagtgatatactgtagataatgtGCTGCTATTGCATTCTAAGAATTGTAACCCATTAATTCCAAGAAGTGGAATATTATCCATCAGATAAGTTGGTTCCTGCTCTTGTGAAGCAACTATAGGACAGACATCACTGTGGAAACAGGAGTAGTTAAATTATAAAAGGACAACTAGTAATTAGTAAGGAGGAAGTCTAAATGTATGTCCTTTTTCATAGAACATGgcagtaaatttattaaaattcctACTTCTACTGTAAATGCTATAGGCAGACACAAATAGTACGTGTTGTGCAGGCCTAATTCCTTAGAAACTGGTCATTAATGACATTTCAAACTGAGAAACAAGTTGCATGGTTACCTCAGCCTGCCACAGTGTGGGGGTAAAGAGGGTTCAGCAGAGTAGAAGACTCTCCACTCACCCAGGTCTGCTCCATCTCACACATGCTGCGGATTGCTTGCAGGCTCCAAAGGCTGGCTGAATTTCCAGAGCGATACACCAGCTGTGCATACTTCTCCCCTTTAACAGTAAAAGTACATGAGAGcaagaaataaagagaaattgACCTCACTTCAAAACTGAATTTCACTCATTACTTCAAGTTCCTCAATATAACTTATATTCTGCTTGTTCtaagatatacagtgcatccggaaagtattcacagcgcatcactttttccacatgttgttatgttacagccttattccaaaatggattaaattcatttttttcctcagaattctacacacaacaccccataatgacaattatgttatttttttgcaaatttattaaaaataaaaaaactgagaaatcacatgtacataattattcacagcctctgctcaatactttgtcgatgcacctttggcagcagttacagcctcaagtctttttgaatatgatgctgcaagcttggcacacctatccttggtcagtttcgcccattcctctttgcagcacctctcaagctccatcaggttggatgggaagcgtcagtgcacagccattttaagatctctccagagatgttcaatcggattcaagtctgggctctggctgggccactcaaggacattcactgagttgtcctgaagccactcctttgatatcttggctgtatgcttagggtcgctgtcctgttgaaagatgaactgtcgccccagtctgaggtcaagagcgctctggagcaggttttcatccaggatgtctctgtacattgctgcagtcatctttccctttatcctgactagtctcccagttcctgccgctgaaaaacatccccacagcatgatgaagctgccaccaccatgcttcactgtagggatggtattggcctggtgatgagcggtgcctggtttcctccaaacgtgacacctggcattcacatcaaagagttcaatctttgtctcatcagaccagagaattttgtttctcatggtctgagtccttcaggtgccttttggcaaactccaggcgggctgccatgtgccttttactaaggagtggcttccgtttggccactctaccatacaggcctgattggtggattgctgcagagatggttgtccttctggaaggttcttttctctccacagagtac
The nucleotide sequence above comes from Polypterus senegalus isolate Bchr_013 chromosome 18, ASM1683550v1, whole genome shotgun sequence. Encoded proteins:
- the disp2 gene encoding protein dispatched homolog 2; translation: MDSITGEQETSLSEILKEQQSPAESRTRLPQTEGHYTSILSRSDSAPHLYHQASEDCGGCAKGSTCEPPVLRSCHHCWPKAPTTGNTRLDRYTLMASPRLNCHSVKVSPRLDCRSLTASPRLDCRSVTASPRLDCRTITGSPRADCRSVTESPRLDCHSVTENTQLDCHSVMASPHTDCHSMTASTRLDCRSVTASPCPKGPPIAVRTAHSCNSSPGPSCRDRVHCHWLQGSQDSGNHQPVQHHVVTVRQEKPNRIPRSYSQLIADWPIVLLSAFSLLLIACSLAGFLIGPLPDFSDPLLGFEPRGTQIGKRLCAWKKLQEDTGPDKPLSLFPKKLTGQGSISSYSQESDPLDKADQRQRRMVDWNFIQDAFFCDSPGEKYAQLVYRSGNSASLWSLQAIRSMCEMEQTWIRSHAHFQDLCVREGGGQGGECCPSWSLGNYLAVLSNATSCLGLSSWQVLDSLKLLRGCAPYYHDGSLGPSCGERGKPGRCSKVPEQCKRSSAVYQILHYLVDKDFLGPQTINYQVPSLKYSLLFLPVQRGNSMLDIYLDNLEGRDLTYGNTTITGMDLGIKQRLFHYYLARDSVYPVLAAVTLFFVKAFYIRSVFLSAMSTAAALGSLMAAYFFYKIAFGLSFFPFLNLAVTLILLGSCANQAFVFTDFWNLQLFQKPSLTLEKRVSRSLQEVGYLMTVSGLTSSAAFYSGYMSSITTIRCFAIYLGTASLISTLFAVVWLPCVLVLRERYTVTTAAEAPRGKTCCILTRGGFWETSSRKRCLFSLVRRMRELRRGLADTSDLLFQKILPCGVVKFRYIWVCWFAAMAAGGTYITCIDPGMKLQALEGVMAQLFRSSHPFERYDSEYRHQFMFQRIKTGEERPVSVTLVWGVLPVDNGDHLNPKSNGSLMMDSEFNMSSPEAQTWLLGLCSRLRNQTFYSPPTSSEEEEEWQGDSVCFMEHLVKWISSRQCSQSDNEHSLCCSNMLPPFLPRDLQHCLGMMAAERQAGGLPFDSGGPRFDSEGRVAALVLEFRTTHFYSFNYSRTMSFYKEIDTWFEEEISRAPAGLHKGFFVSYLTLFDLQQCLSSETLLVTGFSIILVFAVFLLTTWNVPLSLYGAIAVGGTVFVTIGLMVLLEWQLSGVEALFISAAAGLSVDFAGNYCVSYSLSPHSDRLGRVAHSLKKMGCPAAVGAGAFFCAGVFMLPSTALVFRKLGIFLLLVKCVACGFATFFFQSICCFFGPQKNCGQILWPCNATDTYKEDPVPGLLSPSSATCGGTSNYSVNGAFGCGGRSRARRSFGKGAGEAMHIHQGQQRQRVRPSGGGRDLEQYELQPLARHLSDSFENSTCTSKLSNRPSVLSEDIQFRSLTPQMDSDRRAAEDDYDNEDAGNGNLQTCPPPALQTSSPYKENVLRSVLIPAAEITQNRLLCRRCRGQKQWNPSLSSSSSLDDIVLSCQLPDGDHQHPVAVEGASGILYKRHQHRCLLYSQSQSSFEGLEDSNETCLSEVDTGLAADTNVEQHPGHLNGKRDTLRLALKETVFDTGLSSTGRGWSGHTNAPVIIPNSKPDLPDVWVKRENDRSNNS